The stretch of DNA CACAGACTGACTCACGCGCACTAAACGATCTGGTGAGACGTTTATCACTCTCAGGTCGCTCCCTGCAGGTGGAGGAAAGAACGTTTTCGCGAAAGCGGAGTGCGgcgaaaaggagagagactTGAGACTCTGCTCCGCATGCGGAAGAAGCTTCTCGTAGACAGAAAACATGACTGCCGAAGAGAGAAGCGTCGCCAGCAGTTTCGGCTTCAGACCCGCAAACAGACCCGAGACGCCTTCCGTCTCAAGAATCGTTACGAGACAGCGGAAGGAGGCTAAGCACACAAAGCAGCACCAGCGAGTAGAGAAAAAATAGATCCAAGCGAGTGAATGCACACAGAGAAGACCGAGGGAACGCACAGAACCTATACTGAAATCCACCCTCTCACACACTGAAACGCGCAGCACCCTGTATCTCCCAAGTTAGGTCCGTCTCACACCGCAGTCCAGTGcataaatatacatacatacatacatacatacatacatacatcatacatacatacatacatacatacatacatacatacatacatacatacatacatacatacatacataacatacatacatacatacatacatacatacatacatacataacatacatacatacatacatacatacatacatacatacatacatacatacatacatacatacatacatacatacatacatacatacatacatacatacatacatacatacatacatacatacatacatacatacatacatacataatacatacatacatacatacataatacatacatacatacatacatacatacatacatacatacatacatacatacatacataatacatacatacatacatacatacatacatacatacacacatacacatacgtaGAAATATGCACATACGCAtacattatatatatatatatatatatatatatatatatatatatatatatatatatatatatatatatatatataggaaTATATCCTGGCTGCATGGGTGGAAAGGTCACGCGGGCTGCCACTGCATACGGCGTGAGGCTGTCTTAACAAAGCGCATGGCGTCAGCTCGTCTGTATGTATACGTGTTCACGGCTACTTTATTTGTATAGTGTGTACGGCTCCTTTGTTTTCGTAGTCTTTACGACTACTTGTCTTCGTACTTCTTACACCCGAGCTCTCACCTGAATTGTCGTGGACGTTGTGCAGTTTGGTttgcgcccgcgtcttcaCGACGAGATAAGGATACGTCGCCAGCGTCGCGCAGAGCTTGGCTACCATGCCTGTCAGGACGGGAAACAgaaaggcgacagcgaagcaAGGAAGGTCCCCCGGAAGCGAAGCTCAAGAAGTCACGTCTCCGCAACTCACAAGAAGTCAGAAGAAACAACGTGTATACATTGTTGTATACCAACAAATGTTCGACACCACTCACTGCACGGTTCGTATACGCGATGCGCTCCGAAAGGAACCATTCGCAAGTACTTCCCATATACACGAAGTATACACAAATCTCCCTGTCCTAAAGCGTTTGGCAGAATCCCGATGTCTGTACCTCGAAAATTGCCAGAGAGCTTCGCCAGCTCTCACGAAAAAGTGTTGCGCCTCCACTTCAATCAGGTTTTCGCTGCCTCTGGGCAGCACTCACCAATAAGAAAAGCTTCCCCACCAGTCACCGCATGTTTGCCGGCCTTTGTCTTTTTTGCTTTCGACGCGCGACCTGCGACTGTAATTTCGACAGTCTCGCCGCCAGGGAGACTCGAGGAGACtgaggcggacgaggcggTTGAGCAAAGCCGCACACCGGCGGCGTTCAGTTGCGCCTCAtcagccgaggccgcgcagccaaGGCCTCGAGGATGAGCCGCTGGAAATcgcagcgctgcggcggaggacatggcagcgagcggcgacgagaaagaCGAGGACTGAAACGGCGAAGTCACAGCGGGGTTAGGTGAGCGCGTGGCCCGCGaagcctccgcagcgcgaagTTTGGCCTacagagcggagaggagggcgacacaGAGAAGTGCAAAGATTTTCAGCTGGAGAGGTACCTATAGAGGCGTTGAACACAAGCAAATGCCCAAGATGATTCAGAGGAGATAAAGAtgggaggcgagagcgacgggaGGAGAGACAATAAAGAGAacgaaggcaggcgagaTTAGTGACGTtgggggagggcgggggcggaAGGGGGGGTCTGGAGAGCTAAATCCTAAACTCGTGAGGCATTTCCACGCACCAAATCACGTACGCGCATGGATCAACTCTACGGTTCCACAGGCGTACACATCTGCATGCATTCCCCAGCGCGTATCTACGTGAATATTCATGCGTATGTGCATGTCTATATTTTTCAAACAGTCAACGCACATGCTCTTCGGGCAGACAAGTTTATAgtcgctgccggctgcgAAATGGCAGGCGCAACTGGAAAAGGCGAGCCCTCGCACCTGCATGTTCTTGAGCGCCGTGAGAGACTCTTTCAAGAAATCGTAAAGGACGAACTGGATCGCCGGGTTGGCGACAAGCACGAGAGCCGGTAGCAGCCCCGCGAACCAGCCGCGAAAGCCCTCGCGCTTCAAAATCCGAGCCAGCATGCGCCAGATATCCTGCGAAAAACACGAATGATTGCACGACAGAGAAACGCAGGCAAGTGAGAGCGATCGACGTGAGAAGACACCTAAAGTTATGTATGCATACACGACTACAACGCGCCGGGCGAGGAAAAATGGCTCGggtatatgcatgcacgtaCCGGCATGCGTGGGCGTAGGCAGGTGCGACAAAatacccatatatatatatatatatatatatatatatatatatatatatatatatatatatatatatatatatatatataggtagaCCGAGGCAAGATGATGTGTATATCGATGTGGAAAGATCGAGTAGCGTCTATAGGATTGCGTCTTCATACGCTGTAAAACTGGAGCCTCGTCGACACGGGTGTGCTTGGACGTAGGGCGCCTCGGCATAGCGTCTTGTAGAGATACGCTTATGGTATACACTGCAGCCTTGCACACGAATAAGTAGCCACAAGTACTTTCTTGTCTCTGGGCCTCCGCATGCATGGCTCCAGTGTAAACACAGGCATCGCTGCTTGTCTTCAGTCGCAACAGCTTTCCGTACTGTGGTGCGCCCGGGGGGGTCGAGCTTTATGCGAGTGTTCGCGACCCACACTGCAGAAGAGGAAATGCAAGGAAAGACCAAGAGAGTCACCAAAGATATGGACGGCATTCGTGAGAGGGGGGGGCCTAAACAACGGGGTtattcaaatatacgctggataccactatacttaatgcacttaacatgacGGTCCTGAAAAGTGTTGGACAGTGTATCCTCCACTGAGCAATAGattgatggtgttaaatccagaggcaatTGACTGGTTCCTCCGTCCCATCTTGAacactgaatccatgagcgtgaacattggattTCGCCATGGATATAATTACTGATCTCCTATTTTCCAGTcccattagtgaactcttttggtctgacCATACATACGCAGTGAGCGAACTAGACACAAGGATCTTGACGAGCCTTAATAGATTTAGGTTAAAGACGCGGAACGCAGAACAGGCAGAGAACAAAATCGCGGGGTATTGAAAGCTCCTCACAGGGCCGTGCAAAGGAAACTGCACACGGCAACTGCTGCATCAAGAAAGAGGAAAGGGCCGCGGGCAACTCGGCGCATCCGTAACGGCGGTCCACGGGTAGACGCGGTGCCTTGCTGGTGACTCGCTAGGCGCTGCGCTGTTTGTGTTGCAGGACGACTTGCATGGGTAAGCCGCTCTCCACACTTCGTGTGgggcagggcgcggcgcgaacggTGCGACGAATAAACAAATTTTGTTTTCATCCATGAAAAAGATTCGCCTTTTCGCCTTACACGGGTTACTCGCCACGGTCGAGCAGAGGCCAGCCACGATGGCGAGAAGCATGTTGGAAAGACCGGAGGGCTTGAAGCCTCTGAAAAAGAAGGCATAACCAAATCAGACCACTGGGGGCGCTTACTCTCCTCTGCATGTACGCTCGCTTTGCGCTGCTAAAAAAAGGCACAGGTGCAGGCTCCGGCTTTCGCTATCTCTCACATgcatagataaatatatatgtacatatttacatatatatatatatatatatatatatgcatgtaagtctgtatgcatgtataaaTGTGAGTAGGTACCTATGTATAAATGTAGGTATGTATGCACCTGTGTGTGCTATTGTAGGCTACCGCGTTGAGGAATGCCTGCGCACGCTCCCGCAGTTTTCTTACCGCTTCTGTAGGTACGCTTTTGCGTAGGAGTAGACGAAGAAATAGACGCCCCAGCTGACAACGACGCCGTAGAGGGCGCTTCTGAGGCCGCGGTACATGCCGCGCCATCCTTTTTTCTTGATGATTTGCATCGCCTCGTCTCTGAGCGTGCCGCAGCCGATGCCCTTCACGCTTTGCTCAGTCCGCAGAAAGTCGAGGGGGTAGACGAGAATCATCGCGAGCGAGGCACCGGAGACGCCCGCAAGCGTGTGAAGGAGGGCTTGCAGGAATTCGCCCCGCTGGAACACGTAGAGCACGTCCTTTGGCTTATCCACAGCCTCATCCTGCGCTGGCTggacggcgcgcgctgccgcgtccgccatcgccgccgtcgtcgcccgcgaccCCGCCAGCGATCTCGGCGCAGGCCGATGCTGACCAGGCGCGGTGAATACCGAGAACGGAAACCACGGCAAAACGTGAGAGGGGAAGCCACTCAAGGcccgcgcgaagcggcggcggggcgacgcgcccgcaggcgaaggcggcctcAACAGAGGCGCGGGTGAGAGcgcaggcgggggcggggaCGAAGATGCAGAGGAAAACGGCAACGGCAAAGAACGAACCCCTCGCTCCATGGGGAAGTCTTTAGCCGCGCGTGAGCTTTGAGGaaaagacgcaggcgaaTGCACGCCACGAGGGGGCGCTCGCTCCTCACTCGTCTCACGTCTAATCGGAGGGCGATATCTGGATGAGACAAAGGGAGATacagagcgaggcgagacggGAGAATGAAGATGCGcgcgctcgtcttctccttctctggcgagcgccttgctgacgccgcgcggcgggtcCGCCATGGTGGCGTACAGAGGcaaaggcgaagcagaagaaatcAGTGAAAGAGTCGTGTGATCTTAGGCACtaagcgaagaaggagacgtgCGCGTCCTCGCACAGGGCTACCGAGAGAGCAGAAACGTTCGCTGTTTTCTGGGAAACGCTGCAGCGACTCCTAAGGCGGGGCTCCGCATGCTGCCAGGGGGAGGAGCCAGGATCCTCCGTGACTTCGTCCGGTTGAAGCCGGTTCCGCTATGTTACATTGCTAACACTCTTTGAGCAACGTACGCGATTCAGAGTACTAGTCGTATTCGTTTGCGGCGCTGACAGGCCCCTGATTTGCTCATGCTGGCGTCGCGTCTGATACTTTCAAAAGAAACGCGACTTTCAAACTCAGGGCGAGAGAGCCGGTGGCAAAGTCATGGAATGGCGGCTTCTCGAAGAGGCTCTTCCTGCCTTTAAGCGCGAGTGGAAACAAAACGAGCAGCGCTACAGATGGAAATAATACGAGCGCACAACATATCGAATTGCTATCGTCGTTATGCGAAGGTGCGCGCACACGCCAGAAACCACGAAGGGCGGGCGGCATGACTCGCCAATCTCCCGAACCACTGCTTTTCGTTGGTAGTCAATTCTGCCGTCTAGAAGCAACCGCATCCCTGCGTTATTCTCCGCATGACTCATGGGGCGAATCAAACGATGGAGAAACCGCGCGCGGGCATGGCATCAGAGGCATGTGAGATTAATGACGTCGAACCCGTGTGCCCATACACATAGCCTCAGATGAAGAAGAACGGATCCTGAAAAACTCAGCCTTCagagggaaggcgaaggaTCATTTCGCGACCCGCAGCCGAAGCTCCTACTCCGTTCTCGAGACATCTACGTGAACACGGACGGGGTGAGACAGTCTCAAGTCGAAGAAACGGCGGACACTTTTTCAGGGTCACACGTCCACACAAGCAGGAACACGAACGGCCTTGAACTCCAAAAAGGCTCTCTGCTTTGCCTGCTTTCTCAACCAACATCAGCAGCCCCTGAGTTCTCTCAATATTTTTCACCGCCTCCTCTGGAGAGCCGTTCGCAAGTTTGCAGATGGAAGCTCCTATATACTTGTGTCAGACAGAAGCGAAGCACAGATTGACTGCCTTGTTTCACAAAGAAACACACACGACCCCGCGGGATCCCTTAGGTTTTGTGGCGAGGAAAAGATTTTTACGGTGTGCGGTGCTCTTACGTATTTGTGCAGGCTCAGATCACTCGCATAtttctctcccgcgcggagcgccggcgctttTTTGACTATATAAAGTCGTGATATGTCAATAGGGTGGAATGTCAAAATGAGAAACAAGCTAAAACAAGGAACCAGAGAGGTGCACGTCTGACTGCTTGAGGTAGATGCTCGCTTTCATGACGTTGGTGTTGACTTCTCCTTGTAAGCGAGGGCTGCGTCAGCTGCCAAAAACGGCGTAGGAAACAGAAACAAAATCAAAACTTTATGGACCGAATTCACGTCGTATGAGGCGACTGCGCCATTCTGTTGCGCAAGCGACTCTTCACTCTTTGTGAGCCTCCACCTCCGAGAGACAGGAAACACGAAACACACGCTGGCATTTAGCCGCCACCACACGTAACCTGCCTGACAGGAGCGGGTCGACTTCGTAGACGCATGAGACGCTATCCAGATTGCTAGGCCGCGGTGCGTCCCATTCAGTCAAGAGGCTAGCGGCCAAGCGGAACTCCGTGCCAGTAAGGACCCTGCAGCGGCGTACTGCCCCGTACGAAGACACATGGCGCCCAGAAACGAGTGCTCCAGCATGCGGCGGCAACTCTGCTCTCTACTCGGTTGCCGTGTGCCCGTCAAAATGGTAgacgccttctcctctgatCAGCGAGGGACGGGAGGACTGGTGCGTTTCCGCCGAGCACGAAACTTAGTAAAGCCGGCCGGAAGTGTGGGCGTCGCGTGGTGCTACGAAGGTGTTTGAAGTAGGGTTTGGAGTTATGAGCTTGCGTTGACTGCGAGAGCATCGCAACGAGGTTGTCGCACACGAGACGCTTTGGTCGATGCGACAGCGAGAAGCCCCGCGCCAGCGACTTCTAAGCTGGTAGGTCATGAAAAGCAATTGTGCGGCcggggcgccgcgtccgcatGTAGCTTCCGCGAGCGTGTCCTGTCCACGAAGCGCAGGTGAAGCGTGAGCCGCAGCGTGTATCTCCGGTACGGCACTCGCGCTTGACTCAGCCCGACAGGAGTAACAGAAAAAGCGCGACAGCCCTCTTCGGGAAACTGCGAACTCGCCAGTTGTAGAGGTGTAAGAAGACTCAGAGAATCGGCGACATGTGTTGTAGAGGTCTAAGACCCGGATGCCTCACATCAGAGAATCGGCGATCTGTGTTGTAGAGGTCTAAGACCTGGATGCCTCACACGAATCGTTTGGTGGCAAGGAGGAAGTCTCGCGCGCATTTGCGTGTCTCAGCTACGAGCTATTTTTGTGTGCGCGAGCACAAAGTTGAACGGCTTGCAGACCCGCGACCCCGGTGAATTTCCAACGCATCTGTCTACACGCCTATTCATCTGCGTGCAGGGGGAGggctgcctcttctgccgcAGATTCGCGCAAGAATCGCCCTCAAAGTACCGCACGACGATACAGAAAGTGCTTCAGCCGACTGTGTGGATGCGCGTGCGATCCGGAGTACGGGTCTACATGCACATACCAGATCGATTCGAAATGAACACGCTCAGCCGCCTGCCAGCTGGCGTGCATTTCGGATTGAGTGCGCTGCAGAATGCTGTTTCGCGGTCttaggcgcgccgcccgcctgaGACACAacctcctgcgcggctggcggtCCCGAGCCCAACGTTGTCTCGCGGGTCCGCAGGGTGCAGTCGACGCGAaagacgaggcgagaggagggaagTCAGTGATGGAGAAGTTCGCAGACAATCCCGCCAAAAGCGAGAAGGCCAGCGATACGCAAAAAAACCCGTGTTTCCACAAGACCAGTTCCACGGGGAGGCGCATCGAGAATCAAAACGGCCAATTTGCAAGGCTGATGATAGGACAAATTACGCTCGAGCGGCACCCCTACACAGTGCCTCCTAGGAGaccctctctcgtcttcgaaAATCTCTCGGGCTCCCGTAGAGgaacgcgcgctgcgccgtgtTTAACAAGCCACGCGGCGCACTCCAATGTTCgggcttcgcctgcgcatTTGGAAAACCACGCCCCCCTGTACCCTGCTCGTTCTCTCTTTCAtcctccttcctcccttctctctAGTTGCTCGTGCGTCGCGGGATACACGCAGCAGGGGCAAGCTGCCTCGCCCGGCTAcctcgcggctcttcgcccggcgtctcttcttcaaCACATTCTCCTTCACTCTCGAACGAGGCCCCTGAGGGCTCGTTGCCGACTGAAGGCCTGAAAACCggcgggcgctcgcgcgcctgcatggAGAAAGGCAAGCGCTCGgtctcgctttctgcggAGCTCTCACccgcctgcgtgtctctcgtctctgcgcccgaCAGTCTGCAATCGCCTAGGTCACTCGCCGCAGAACCTCTGCTTCTGCGAATCTGCGTTGGGTCTtcgaaggcggcgccagtTGAACAGAGGAAAgcctctgcgcttcgcctAGAAAGAGCTAGCGTATGCTTACCGTCGCTCCTCCTGccagcctcgtcgcctcctgcccCCTCTCGGCGCGACCCTTCGACTTCGCTCGCTCGGGTTCGGCGCGGTGCGGGGCCCTGGACATAAAACaagccggcggcggaagcgagcggcgaagcagacgcagagaatgAAAGAGGGGAGCCGGACGACACCCCTGGGTCGCGCGACGACCTAGTTGACTTTGAGCTTCTGCGAGTCGCTGGGAggcctcgctcctcctcggcgccttcttgcGCGCGGCCGTTTGACTGTCGCTCTTCTtggccttcgccctcgagaGCGAGATACGAAGTCTTGACGCGCTTCAAATTCTTCGGAGGGGGCGCTACGTCGCCGTTGTCACCCGGCCCTTCCGACGTCCCTTCCGGGGCGAGAGGGGCGTGTCTCTTTCTGCGCCTGTTGGAGCCCAGCGCGCCCGAAGGCGGCTGAGAtggcagacgctgcagagacaaGTTTTGATTgctccgcaggcgaagcggcgaccCTTCGAGAAGCAACTCCGTAGACGAGAAAGATCGCAGCGGGCGTGGCGCTTCTCCCTCCCCAGTTCTGCCGGCACTCCGACGCTTCCATCGGGGTCTGGAACCCAACGTGCCCGTCGCCCCTGTCTCCGGTCCCGCCCCCGGTGAGACACTAGAGCCCAAGTGCGGGGGACGGTcgagcagcgccgaggcCACGGGCGACTCAGAGGGCCCTCCGACGGACAAGGGGTCGTCTTGCTCGTTGTCCTTCGAGTGAAATTGCGGAGAGGAAGTTGCAGACACGGCCAGTGACAACGAGGCTGGGAGACGCAAGAACTGTTCAGGCACGCCCGccggctcgcgcctcgttctTAGAGGCGGCATCGCGAGGCGGTTGAGCCGCCGCCCTTGCTGTATCATGCGCCGGGGCCcgcctctttctcgcgccgctcctcgCCCAAGCACGGAAGTCCACCCcgagcgagacgctgcgAGAGAGCAGGCCAAAGGCTCGACGAGGGGGGACGCCTTGCCCCctttcctcttccgccttctcttgCCGTCATTCGCGTGCCCTGAACTCGTCGCCGCTTCATCGCCAGCGCCCAAGAGCTCAGCAGGCAGCTCTTCTTTTCCCCCGCTggcctctgccgcagccgcgcctgccggtgTGTCTCCGCTGTCAGGGAACACGAGTGCGGTCGCCCGTGTCTCTTCGGGCGCCAGAGTGTCGGCCTCTCCACCTCCGCTTCTGTCTGCATTTTCATCGCCGACCGAGCCTCGCTCCCGCTGGAGACACcacgtgtctcctctctccgagGAGACACCGCGCGGGGGACTTGGGCTCCGCGAACCAGCCCGGCGACCCGCAGAAGACACCAGTCCCGAGGGGGGCTCCGACGCCCCAGAGCGCCGTTGGCCTGTCCGACTCACAGCCCTCGCGGGGACTTGCAGTTCGGTCgtcgcttcgtcgtcgtcgacagagagagacacagcagACCCTCGCGCGTGCACCGAAACAGCCGCAGACGGAAGCCCGGCagaggctgaagaagagctcgacgcgctcgTTCGGGGGCtcgtgcgccgctgcccgctgGCAGGTGCCGCGGTCTTGCCGGTCGCAGCGTGGGCAGAAAGGTCTCCGACCTCAGGGTACGCGGCAGGCCTTTCCATGGAAGAGGCTTCCTCGACAAGGGTCGCCCGCTCGCCACCCTCCGGAGCCTCGCTCCCCGCTTCAGTTGCAGGCGATGTGGCacaggcggcgccagcggcctccgtgtcttctcggccttcgcgctcggcggagacacgcgccggtgcgccgcggcctccggcgccggtGGAACAGCCGCGCCTGGatggcgacgacgacgagcttcgcggcgaagaggatgCTGAGGGAGGAGAACCGGAGGAGAGACGTGAGAGGGGAGGGGgctcgcgtcgtctcttcttccacgcAGGCCAGTCCGCCTGAGTGTCGTCTTCCTTCGGTGCGTCTTGACACTGCCGCTGCGACACTGCAGCCGGGAACGCGTCATCTGGCACCTCACGGGGCCCTACAGCCGCCTCCAAAgatgcagacgcctcgctggACAAAACGGCCTCTCCAGCCGAAGGGGaggtttcctctgcgtcttcgggAAGAGTCGTGCGGAGGCCGTGCGACGACGGAGGGGCAGAGTGTCGCTCTCCGTCTCGAGGGGCTTGGGAactcttctcgccttcgtcgtcgttgTCTAagccagcgacgacgacggacTCAGCGCCGGTCTGAGCCGCGCTCGGGCGGCTGGCCTgcgcgctgcttcctccttcctccgccgcgtcgcttggcgccgacggcgaagcacccgcggcctctcggcAGTCTTCTTGGGAGCCGCAGAggtgcctcgcggccgcagaatcctctgcagaagacgtatgagacgacgacggagaaggcgtAGATGAGCaggccgacggcgaagaaggaggcgaggcaagGGACAGTGGAGACACATGCCTACGCCGCCCCTCTCTGGCTCCGCCGGTCGCGCCTCTAGCCCTTCcctgcgacagcgaagaggagcgcgACGTCTgcccggcggcctcgggaGAAAAGCGCGCTagggccttcgcggcggctgccctcgccgccgctgcgcctcgcgctgcagttagacgccgcgcagttcccgccgctgccgccgccaccgcacGGCCCCGTGCAGAAactgcgcgcgaagaagacgatgaGAAAGAGGAACAAGAAGCAAGAGGAGAAGCCAGAGAAAGAagggacgacgcagaggaggccgccgaggtgtgagagagagaggcaggtgCCGatgagggaggcggcgacacCGAGGAAGCCGACGAATAGTAGAGACAAGACGCAGATGAGGGAGgagcgggcgaggaaggggaaaatgaagaagacgatgcgcgcgaaggagaaaaagaggaagaggtTGACGCAGATGGAGAAGCTgatgcagacgaagacgaaccagaagaggaagatgatgaaggagagggagatgAAACAGAAGATGAAGTTGGACGAGAAGATGGAAATGCAGGAGAAAATGGAGATggaagagacgaggaagacgaagaagaagatgaTGAAGAGGGAGATGGAGGAGAAGATGGAtatgaagaagacgagggagatgaagcagaagaggaagataaagaagacggagaagacaaggaggacgaggcggcggatgAAGAGTCGCCAGAGAAGGCGGACGGAGTCGCATGGCGGTCGCGTTCCGCCGCCAtcgccgcagccgtcgcgctgcgcgtgttTCGGCGCGGGAAATCCATCGAGAGGGGAGACCCTGCGCAACAAAGACAAAAGGGGAAATCGGAAAGACTCTGTGAACTCCACTATCGACCAGAGGAATAAAGCACCGGCACAGCCGCTCTTTATAGGCGTTTTGCACGCATGGCAAtgcagcgccgcatgcgAGGCGTGGCCGCGCCCGACCTGACAGACGAGGAAACCGCGCActgacagacagacagacaaaATGGAAAAAAAAAGTTGAAAGACACCAGGATGCCTTCTGGCGACCCCCCTTCTCAAACCTTGACTCTCTCTGGCGTCGAATACTTACCGgaggctgcgtcgccttcggcctTAGCCGGTTTCTCGCCCTGCGTTTGCTCCCCGGCCGTTCCTTCCTCCGTTCCGCTAGAGGACGGCATCATTCCCGTCAACACAGGGCCTGCAGGGCAGAAAGCAACAGAAGCAAGGCAGAGCACGAGACATGGAAACGCCAGCCAAACAAAGAGGTAACCCCAGTCACTCGCCTTGGCTTCCTCCGTCTGTTACCGAtatctgcatgcgtgcacaGAACCCGATACCCAGGCGCGTAAACGAGAGACAGCGCACGAGATACACGGCCCCGCGAcccacacgcatgcagagacatatatatatatatatatatatatatatatatatatatatatatatatatatatatatatatatatatatatatatatatatatatatatatatacgtgtatattgAGAGAGACAGGGGGCGGCATCCATGGAAGAAGACTTGCACCAGGTGCTCTGCAGAAGAATTCGAGACGCAACGTTTTAGCGTGCGCGTCGAGTTTGGAATCAGACGGATAAAGTGATGCTGATTGCATGCTGTGGTCTATTTACCCATGACAGCGCCGAGTTTCTCCATGATGGAGAGTTCCTTGTCGAGTGGTCTGACGCGGACTTgacagacg from Besnoitia besnoiti strain Bb-Ger1 chromosome V, whole genome shotgun sequence encodes:
- a CDS encoding carrier superfamily protein (encoded by transcript BESB_058380) codes for the protein MADPPRGVSKALAREGEDERAHLHSPVSPRSVSPFVSSRYRPPIRRETSEERAPPRGVHSPASFPQSSRAAKDFPMERGVRSLPLPFSSASSSPPPPALSPAPLLRPPSPAGASPRRRFARALSGFPSHVLPWFPFSVFTAPGQHRPAPRSLAGSRATTAAMADAAARAVQPAQDEAVDKPKDVLYVFQRGEFLQALLHTLAGVSGASLAMILVYPLDFLRTEQSVKGIGCGTLRDEAMQIIKKKGWRGMYRGLRSALYGVVVSWGVYFFVYSYAKAYLQKRGFKPSGLSNMLLAIVAGLCSTVASNPLWVANTRIKLDPPGRTTDIWRMLARILKREGFRGWFAGLLPALVLVANPAIQFVLYDFLKESLTALKNMQAKLRAAEASRATRSPNPAVTSPFQSSSFSSPLAAMSSAAALRFPAAHPRGLGCAASADEAQLNAAGVRLCSTASSASVSSSLPGGETVEITVAGRASKAKKTKAGKHAVTGGEAFLIGMVAKLCATLATYPYLVVKTRAQTKLHNVHDNSASFRCLVTILETEGVSGLFAGLKPKLLATLLSSAVMFSVYEKLLPHAEQSLKSLSFSPHSAFAKTFFPPPAGSDLRVINVSPDRLVRVSQSVTPGEQTSGR